One genomic segment of Musa acuminata AAA Group cultivar baxijiao chromosome BXJ3-3, Cavendish_Baxijiao_AAA, whole genome shotgun sequence includes these proteins:
- the LOC135632887 gene encoding probable calcium-binding protein CML10 has product MGKIRSLFRCHRSKRPTGHSHSEAPRPAAPPAADPGDLERVFNKFDANGDGKISSAELAAVLEILSGQPPSEEELSRMMREADVDGDGFISFAEFVDLNTAPAALEEDLRLAFAVFDLDRSGSISADELAHILGGIGEGASLAQCRRMIDGVDRDGDGLVSFEEFKAMMTAGGSSAHAFAATT; this is encoded by the coding sequence ATGGGTAAGATCCGATCCCTTTTCCGCTGCCACCGGTCCAAGCGTCCGACCGGTCACTCCCACTCGGAGGCCCCCCGCCCCGCTGCCCCCCCGGCTGCTGACCCCGGCGACTTGGAGCGAGTCTTCAACAAATTCGATGCCAATGGCGACGGCAAGATCTCGTCGGCGGAGCTCGCCGCTGTCCTCGAGATTCTCAGCGGCCAGCCGCCCTCCGAGGAGGAGCTCAGCCGCATGATGCGCGAGGCCGATGTTGATGGCGACGGATTCATCTCCTTCGCCGAGTTCGTCGACCTCAACACTGCTCCCGCGGCGCTCGAGGAGGACCTCCGCCTCGCCTTCGCTGTCTTCGACCTCGACCGCAGCGGCTCCATCTCGGCGGACGAGCTCGCCCACATCCTCGGCGGGATCGGGGAGGGTGCCTCCCTCGCCCAGTGCCGCCGCATGATCGACGGCGTCGACCGCGACGGCGATGGCCTCGTCAGCTTCGAGGAGTTCAAGGCCATGATGACCGCTGGCGGAAGCAGCGCCCATGCCTTTGCCGCCACAACTTAG
- the LOC103978566 gene encoding cytochrome P450 77A2-like: MVFAMAAPDFDVLFTASALVLSFLVLVMLGCNRRGKALRLPPGPPGWPLVGNLFQVAFAGKPMIHLVRDLRLRYGPIFTLRMGARTLIVVTSPELAHEALIEKGQLFASRPAETTIRSVFSCNKFTVNSAVYGPEWRSLRRNMVSGMLSASRLREFRPARTSAMDRFIERLRAEAEANGGAVWVLRNARFAVFAILLSMTFGVQLDEDSIVRIDEMMKRVLLTISPRMDDYLPFLRPLYAKHQKKVLDIRKEQVEAVVALINRRRAILKDPSLEPNAAPFSYLDSLLDLKVEGRDSAPTETQLVTLCSEFINGGTDTTSTAIEWAMARIIDDPNIQANLYEEIVAKVGDRPVDDRDVEKMPYLQAFVKELLRKHPPTYFSLTHAAVEPAKLGGYDIPPDANLELFLPTIAEDPRLWSSPLEFNPDRFITGGETADITGSAGIRMIPFGAGRRICPGLAMGTTHISLMVARMVQAFEWQLHPSEPKLDFMDKVEFTVVMNRRLLAFVEPRK; the protein is encoded by the coding sequence ATGGTCTTCGCCATGGCCGCCCCTGACTTTGACGTCCTGTTCACGGCCTCGGCCTTGGTCTTGTCGTTCCTTGTGCTGGTTATGCTTGGGTGTAACAGGAGAGGCAAAGCGCTGAGACTACCCCCCGGCCCGCCGGGTTGGCCACTGGTCGGCAACCTCTTCCAAGTGGCGTTTGCAGGCAAGCCGATGATCCATCTCGTCCGCGACCTCCGCCTCCGGTACGGGCCCATCTTCACTCTCCGCATGGGCGCGCGCACCCTCATCGTGGTTACCAGCCCGGAGCTCGCCCACGAGGCTCTCATCGAGAAGGGGCAGCTCTTCGCTTCGCGCCCTGCGGAGACCACCATCCGCTCTGTCTTCAGTTGCAACAAGTTTACCGTCAACTCGGCCGTCTACGGCCCCGAGTGGCGCTCACTCCGCCGCAACATGGTTTCCGGTATGCTGAGCGCCTCCCGTCTCCGCGAGTTTCGCCCGGCCCGCACGTCCGCCATGGACCGCTTCATCGAACGCCTACGCGCCGAGGCGGAGGCGAATGGAGGGGCCGTGTGGGTCCTCCGCAACGCCCGCTTCGCCGTCTTCGCCATCCTTCTCTCCATGACCTTCGGAGTCCAGCTAGACGAGGATTCCATCGTGCGCATCGACGAGATGATGAAGCGGGTGCTGCTCACCATCAGCCCCAGGATGGACGACTACCTCCCTTTCCTCCGCCCCTTGTACGCCAAGCACCAGAAGAAGGTCCTCGATATCAGGAAGGAGCAGGTCGAGGCCGTCGTCGCCCTCATCAACCGGCGTCGGGCCATCTTAAAGGACCCAAGCCTCGAGCCCAACGCCGCTCCCTTCTCCTATCTGGACTCCCTCCTCGACCTCAAAGTCGAAGGCCGCGACTCGGCGCCCACCGAAACCCAGCTGGTCACCCTGTGCTCGGAGTTCATCAACGGTGGAACGGACACCACCTCCACCGCCATCGAGTGGGCCATGGCTCGCATCATCGACGACCCGAACATCCAGGCCAATCTTTACGAGGAGATCGTTGCGAAGGTCGGCGACCGGCCAGTCGACGACCGTGACGTCGAAAAGATGCCCTACTTGCAGGCCTTCGTGAAGGAGCTACTGAGGAAGCACCCGCCAACGTACTTCTCGCTGACCCATGCGGCGGTGGAGCCAGCGAAGCTTGGCGGGTACGACATCCCGCCGGACGCCAACCTGGAGCTGTTTCTGCCGACGATCGCGGAGGACCCCAGGCTGTGGTCGAGCCCGCTGGAGTTCAACCCGGACCGCTTCATAACGGGCGGGGAGACGGCGGACATCACCGGCTCGGCAGGGATAAGGATGATACCGTTCGGGGCGGGGAGGAGGATATGCCCGGGGCTGGCGATGGGGACGACACACATTAGCCTGATGGTGGCGAGGATGGTGCAGGCGTTCGAGTGGCAGCTGCACCCATCGGAGCCCAAGTTGGACTTCATGGACAAGGTCGAGTTCACCGTCGTCATGAACCGTCGGCTCCTCGCCTTCGTCGAACCACGTAAGTGA